CGAGCGGCGCTACACATTCATCGAGGCCACACTCCCTTGCGATTTCACAAACAGCCGCGGCCGGTCCGCCCGAGCGACGCGTGACTTGCGGAGAGAGTGCCGCGGCAATATCGATCGATCCGTCTCGCAATCGAACCGCGCCAAAGTATCCCGCCTTCCCGCAGCGCATCGCTATTTCAGCCTCGCTGCACAATCGCTCGGCCCCACCATCACGAATGCGAGCGCCCACGCCAAAGTGAGAGGTGTTCGCGATACGCGGGTTCCATTCCTCGGTGCGCGGCAGAAAACTTCCCGCCAGTCCATCTGCCACGATGACGACGTCCGCCGTCAAGCTGACGGCGCCCCGCGGGCCTGTGAGCGTCAAACGGCATGCGCCGGCAGCCCCGCCTTCCAATGTCGCGCCCTCACCCATCCTTGCAGCGGCACCCCGATCACGGGCGTGTTCGAGCAGCATCGCATCGAAATCTTCCCGACCGATCGCGACTCCGTGTCGCGCCAGGTCGATTCTCAATGTTCGGTTTCGCGCTGCGAGCGAGAAGAAATGAATCGGAGCGCCACGCTGTCGAACCGCGCGATCGATTCCCATAGTCTTCAGACTCGCCATCCCCGACGGGGACACGCAGCATCCGCACACCTTGGGCCTCGGAAACTCCGCCTTCTCGACGACAAGCGTACGAAGGCCGAGCGAAGCGCAAGCCCATGCGGCCGCAGAACCGGCCGGCCCGGCGCCAATCACCGCAACCTGCCAGGAAGTGGATTCCGACGAGTTCGCGCTTTGAACACTCAGTTTGGCTTTCTCCAGACCAGCATCATCCGTGAGATGCCTCCAAACTTGATCGTTGCACCCCGAAGACCTGCGCATTCAGCCAATTCGCGCATTTCGTCGCGTGTAAATGCGGCACGGGCGGACAACACCGCATCCGCGTGAACGACGGGGCTCCGCGTGACCGCCCGGCTTGCCACCGCGATCATCGCCAGATTGACCGGCGAGCGAACAAGGTCATTGACAATCACGCAATCGCATTGGACTGCCATATTCTGAAGCAGCCGAACCGCATCCGACGCCTCGAGATGGTGAAAAAAGAGACTCGCAACGCAGCAGGAAAATCCGCTCGGGAGCGGCGAACTCACCGCATCGTGCTCGAGAAAATCACACGAAAGACCTCGGCTTGCCGCCGATTGCCTCGCCAATCGGATCGAGTTTGGATTGACGTCGCAGCCAGCGAACGTAGCCCGAAGACCCCGTTCTTCCCCAAGGCGCGCGGCCCGAACGACAAAGTCCCCTCGAGCGCACGCGATATCAAGAACGCGAAGAGGTTCCGAATGGCGGCGAGATTCGCGTTCGATTTCTCGGAAAGTTCGCCCGAACGCACCAGAAAGTGCGTTCAACCGCGAGAGCCCGCTCAGCGCACCCGCCAGTGCCTCCGGCGGAAGCGTTGGATCATCCATTAGTTCGGGGCTCAGCCGACGCAGCATGAACGACTCCGGTCCCGACGCGGATGGTAACGTGAAAGCGCGACCAGCACGCTATCTTTTGTCGCTTGGCGCATTGGCCTGATTAGGTGGAGCCGACGCATGAGTACGAAGCCCCGGATCCTGGCATTCGCCGGAAGCAATCGGAAAGAATCGTTCAACAGAAAA
The DNA window shown above is from Phycisphaeraceae bacterium and carries:
- a CDS encoding methyltransferase domain-containing protein, whose protein sequence is MLRRLSPELMDDPTLPPEALAGALSGLSRLNALSGAFGRTFREIERESRRHSEPLRVLDIACARGDFVVRAARLGEERGLRATFAGCDVNPNSIRLARQSAASRGLSCDFLEHDAVSSPLPSGFSCCVASLFFHHLEASDAVRLLQNMAVQCDCVIVNDLVRSPVNLAMIAVASRAVTRSPVVHADAVLSARAAFTRDEMRELAECAGLRGATIKFGGISRMMLVWRKPN
- a CDS encoding FAD-dependent monooxygenase → MRRSSGCNDQVWRHLTDDAGLEKAKLSVQSANSSESTSWQVAVIGAGPAGSAAAWACASLGLRTLVVEKAEFPRPKVCGCCVSPSGMASLKTMGIDRAVRQRGAPIHFFSLAARNRTLRIDLARHGVAIGREDFDAMLLEHARDRGAAARMGEGATLEGGAAGACRLTLTGPRGAVSLTADVVIVADGLAGSFLPRTEEWNPRIANTSHFGVGARIRDGGAERLCSEAEIAMRCGKAGYFGAVRLRDGSIDIAAALSPQVTRRSGGPAAAVCEIARECGLDECVAPLANAPWRGTGLLTRRRRVEGQRLFVVGDAAGYVEPFTGEGISWAMQAGLAVAPFARAVVAGEYRTGAWTQAWHRTANSRRAACRVTSRALRSPAIVAATVSVANKVPSVRDYLASAISGPWHLSAPESVAV